Proteins encoded within one genomic window of Terriglobales bacterium:
- a CDS encoding efflux RND transporter periplasmic adaptor subunit: protein MVRKSVIIAAVFTAVIVLGFIYRGKIVTAFHRLRSTQTASSSATPGEKKVLYWYDAMNPTHTYDKPGKAPDGMDLVPKYAEEEVAASSSSEGHSGHKERKVLYWYDPMHPVYKANKPGTAPDCGMELVPKYADEDTGEAAMAVGTVKISTEKQQLIGVRTATVERKPLVRSVRTTGQLTADETRIAHVHVKISGYIDQVYVDYVGQLVKKGQPLFTVYSPDLVATQEEYLIAKRGDKTMGGSQFKEVSEGAQSLLESARRRLKLWDISDEQIHRLDRTGEVTRTMTFYSPVDGFVMERKAFPQTAITPDMDLYQITDLSKVWVNADVYEYEVPFVKVGQSVDMQLSYYPGKTYTGKITYIYPTVDPVARTVKVRIEVPNPDFELKPQMFANVELKINYGTHVVVPQEAVMDSGDKQYVFLVHDGGTFEPRNIEIGPKLDGKVAVLSGLEAGDTIVTSGNFLVDSESRLKSAMGGMKH, encoded by the coding sequence ATGGTTCGCAAGAGCGTAATCATTGCCGCGGTCTTCACCGCTGTCATTGTTCTCGGTTTTATCTATCGAGGAAAGATTGTTACTGCATTTCACCGGCTTCGCTCGACTCAGACGGCCTCCAGTTCAGCTACGCCCGGAGAGAAGAAGGTGCTGTATTGGTACGACGCGATGAATCCGACGCATACCTACGATAAACCCGGGAAGGCTCCGGACGGCATGGATCTGGTCCCGAAGTATGCGGAAGAGGAAGTTGCCGCTAGCTCGTCCTCGGAAGGCCATTCCGGACATAAGGAACGCAAAGTCTTGTACTGGTACGACCCGATGCACCCCGTCTACAAGGCGAACAAGCCTGGAACAGCCCCCGATTGCGGCATGGAACTCGTGCCGAAGTATGCCGACGAGGATACGGGTGAGGCGGCGATGGCTGTGGGAACGGTGAAGATCTCTACCGAAAAGCAACAGCTTATCGGCGTGCGTACTGCGACCGTCGAGCGCAAGCCATTGGTCCGCAGCGTGCGCACAACCGGACAACTTACGGCAGACGAAACCAGGATTGCGCACGTGCACGTCAAGATCAGTGGCTACATCGACCAAGTGTATGTCGACTACGTCGGTCAGCTGGTAAAGAAAGGGCAACCGCTGTTCACCGTTTACAGCCCCGACTTGGTGGCGACCCAGGAGGAGTATCTCATCGCCAAGCGGGGCGACAAGACGATGGGTGGCTCTCAATTCAAGGAGGTATCGGAAGGGGCCCAGTCATTGCTCGAATCCGCCCGTCGGCGGCTGAAACTTTGGGACATCAGCGACGAACAGATTCACCGCTTGGATCGAACGGGAGAAGTAACGCGCACGATGACGTTTTACTCCCCGGTTGACGGTTTCGTGATGGAGCGCAAGGCATTTCCGCAAACGGCTATCACGCCCGATATGGATCTGTATCAGATCACGGATTTATCGAAGGTTTGGGTCAATGCCGACGTGTACGAGTATGAAGTGCCGTTCGTCAAAGTCGGCCAGAGCGTCGACATGCAGCTTAGCTATTATCCCGGCAAAACCTATACCGGCAAGATCACCTACATCTATCCGACGGTTGACCCCGTAGCCCGCACGGTCAAGGTACGCATCGAGGTCCCAAACCCGGATTTCGAACTCAAACCCCAGATGTTCGCCAATGTGGAATTGAAGATCAATTACGGCACTCACGTTGTCGTACCACAAGAGGCGGTGATGGATTCCGGAGACAAGCAGTATGTGTTCCTGGTGCATGACGGAGGCACATTCGAGCCGCGGAATATCGAGATTGGTCCAAAGTTGGACGGGAAAGTAGCCGTACTTTCCGGTCTCGAGGCAGGTGACACGATCGTCACCTCCGGCAACTTCCTGGTTGATTCGGAAAGCCGTTTGAAGAGCGCCATGGGCGGCATGAAGCACTGA